In a single window of the Candidatus Zymogenaceae bacterium genome:
- a CDS encoding ATP-dependent DNA helicase produces MTTIPEESRDTRAEPGIEEIFGDDGALSAVLERYEFRDGQLTMSRAVRDALVDRECLMVEAGTGTGKTLAYLAPAVLSGRKVVVSTATKNLQDQIINQDVPLLSDILDRPVTAVHLKGRRNYLCLRHYDRFIRQGTFSFKDDALLFRTVEKWVQTTQTGDRAEIDRLPDSYTPWNEICSTADTCTGANCPHHERCFVMKRRREAREADLVVVNHYLFFADLMIKHLGGMGIIPEHDAVIFDEAHHLEDVCAAYFGCSLSRFRIDELMRDLLREMGHEGVVDERVAGAAEKLTGASNTFFGDIHRRLFQSRGEGRVRMRRGFFSKEDAQNAVQLRERLTLLSDRVSGLNTDSEGILSISRRADELAADLDTFFSPPDSDTVYWCEVRGHGLFLMATPIDSGKVLRETLYPALDTLVFTSATLTVGGEFDFFARSVGLWESTDDASSDAIYEKTRGVRIAGGFDLSRQALLCIPRGLPEPSHPSFIPRISSLAERLITASQGKALVLCTSFKNMNEMYRELSERLSMPVFVQGEAPKPVLLDAFRTDVESVLCATSSFWEGVDVPGEALSLVIIDKLPFDSPSDPIIQARGEYLSMMGRNPFYTYQIPRAVIALRQGLGRLIRSASDRGALCVFDSRLYTRTYGTLFLNSLSDYRITDRPEDVEEFFTSGDGENP; encoded by the coding sequence GTGACAACAATTCCCGAGGAGAGCCGGGACACCCGCGCGGAGCCGGGCATCGAGGAGATTTTTGGAGACGACGGCGCTTTGTCCGCGGTTCTGGAAAGATACGAGTTTCGAGACGGCCAATTGACCATGTCCCGGGCCGTGCGGGACGCTCTTGTGGATCGGGAATGTCTGATGGTGGAGGCCGGTACGGGTACCGGCAAAACTCTTGCCTACCTGGCCCCGGCCGTGCTGTCGGGCAGAAAGGTGGTCGTCTCCACGGCCACGAAAAACCTCCAGGACCAGATAATCAATCAGGACGTGCCCCTGCTTTCCGATATTCTGGACAGGCCGGTGACCGCCGTACACCTGAAGGGACGGCGAAATTATCTCTGTCTGCGTCACTACGACCGATTCATCCGCCAGGGCACCTTTTCATTCAAGGACGACGCCCTGCTCTTTCGCACAGTCGAAAAATGGGTTCAGACCACCCAAACCGGGGACCGGGCGGAGATCGACCGGCTCCCGGATTCCTACACCCCCTGGAACGAAATATGCTCCACCGCGGACACCTGCACGGGCGCAAATTGCCCCCACCATGAGCGGTGTTTCGTGATGAAAAGGCGCCGGGAGGCGAGGGAGGCGGACCTGGTGGTGGTCAACCACTATCTCTTTTTCGCGGACCTCATGATCAAGCACCTGGGGGGGATGGGTATCATCCCGGAGCATGATGCGGTGATCTTCGACGAGGCCCACCATCTTGAGGATGTTTGTGCCGCCTATTTCGGGTGCTCCCTCTCCCGGTTTCGTATCGACGAGCTGATGAGAGACCTGCTTCGGGAAATGGGTCACGAAGGAGTGGTCGATGAACGGGTCGCCGGGGCCGCGGAAAAGCTGACCGGCGCCTCGAACACGTTTTTCGGTGACATTCACCGCAGGCTGTTTCAATCCCGGGGCGAGGGAAGGGTGCGCATGCGCCGGGGGTTCTTCTCGAAGGAGGACGCGCAAAACGCGGTCCAACTCAGGGAGCGTCTCACCCTCCTGTCCGACCGGGTCAGCGGCCTTAACACCGATTCCGAGGGGATCCTCTCCATCTCCCGGCGGGCCGATGAGCTGGCGGCGGATCTGGACACCTTCTTCTCGCCGCCGGACTCGGACACCGTGTACTGGTGCGAGGTCAGGGGGCATGGGCTGTTTTTGATGGCCACGCCCATTGACTCGGGGAAGGTCCTCCGGGAGACCCTCTACCCGGCGCTGGACACCCTGGTCTTTACATCGGCGACCCTCACCGTCGGCGGTGAATTCGATTTCTTCGCCCGGAGCGTGGGGCTCTGGGAATCGACGGATGACGCGTCAAGTGATGCGATTTATGAGAAGACCCGGGGCGTTCGTATCGCCGGCGGCTTCGATCTGTCGCGTCAGGCCCTCCTGTGCATTCCCCGGGGGCTGCCTGAGCCCTCGCATCCGTCATTCATTCCCCGGATATCCTCCCTTGCCGAGCGGCTCATCACGGCCTCTCAAGGGAAAGCGCTTGTTCTGTGCACCAGCTTCAAGAACATGAACGAGATGTATCGGGAATTATCGGAGCGGCTTTCCATGCCGGTGTTTGTGCAGGGGGAGGCGCCGAAGCCCGTGCTTTTGGATGCATTTCGCACCGACGTGGAGTCTGTGCTGTGCGCCACGTCATCCTTCTGGGAGGGGGTCGACGTTCCGGGGGAGGCCCTTTCCTTGGTGATCATCGACAAGCTCCCGTTCGATTCCCCCTCAGATCCGATCATCCAGGCCAGGGGCGAGTATCTGTCCATGATGGGGAGAAATCCCTTCTATACCTATCAGATTCCACGGGCGGTCATCGCCCTGAGGCAGGGATTGGGAAGGCTCATCCGCAGCGCATCCGATCGGGGGGCGCTGTGCGTGTTCGACTCCCGGCTGTATACCCGCACGTACGGGACACTGTTTCTGAACAGCCTTTCCGATTACCGTATTACGGACAGACCCGAAGATGTCGAGGAGTTTTTCACTTCGGGGGACGGGGAAAATCCTTGA
- a CDS encoding CHAT domain-containing protein, whose protein sequence is MTLRKHAILSTRSFIITCILTIALVSAAPAAFPQEDAPVEASGPSTIDIIRDLIDDDTAVLVYNADTMKVLVITSGGTATRTLPETDEPLETRVKTFVESMEALDPLVNFQDEAYALYQILIGPVKEDIAGASRLAIIPGFTLRKLSFAALVSEKDKTNDFMPRPRFLMDDYALFYSPAISLLADSLALDASTNLGGLVMGNSPYPGGFAYLKVAPLEMKAVTAEIPGAVMYEKESATEALFWDEMAKGGISVVHITSHSVIKTGNDESSRILLAGGDGQDGNLTVSEVLYSYMDVNLVTLSADRTALIWSGSGGFPGAFLLAGADSVLATVWTIDRGVTAVFMEFFYNNLTDHDKAEALRLSQQMVIDSEEKKGYRRLAHPGYWAPFVLYGSYK, encoded by the coding sequence GTGACCTTGAGAAAACACGCGATCCTATCGACCAGGTCTTTTATTATCACATGTATTTTGACAATCGCCCTCGTATCGGCGGCGCCCGCGGCGTTCCCCCAGGAAGATGCCCCGGTCGAGGCGTCCGGCCCCTCCACCATCGATATCATCAGAGACCTGATTGACGACGACACCGCGGTGCTGGTATACAACGCGGACACCATGAAGGTACTGGTAATCACCTCCGGAGGCACCGCCACCCGGACCCTTCCCGAGACGGACGAGCCGCTGGAGACCCGCGTCAAGACCTTCGTGGAATCCATGGAGGCGTTGGACCCGCTGGTAAACTTCCAGGACGAGGCGTACGCCCTTTATCAGATACTGATAGGGCCGGTGAAGGAGGATATCGCCGGCGCCTCCCGCCTGGCGATCATTCCCGGCTTCACCCTCAGAAAGCTTTCGTTCGCCGCCCTCGTCTCAGAAAAGGACAAGACGAACGATTTCATGCCCCGTCCCCGGTTTTTGATGGATGACTACGCCCTCTTCTACTCCCCCGCCATAAGCCTTTTGGCGGATTCCTTGGCCCTGGATGCGTCCACAAATCTCGGGGGCCTGGTCATGGGAAACTCCCCCTATCCCGGCGGTTTTGCGTATCTGAAGGTTGCACCGCTGGAGATGAAGGCGGTGACGGCGGAGATCCCGGGCGCCGTGATGTATGAAAAAGAGAGCGCCACGGAGGCGCTCTTCTGGGACGAGATGGCGAAGGGGGGCATCTCTGTCGTCCACATCACCAGCCACAGCGTGATAAAAACGGGCAACGACGAATCGTCCCGGATCCTGCTGGCCGGGGGCGACGGCCAGGACGGCAACCTGACGGTGAGCGAGGTTCTCTACAGCTACATGGACGTGAACCTCGTCACCCTTTCCGCGGATAGAACGGCGCTTATCTGGAGCGGCTCCGGGGGATTCCCCGGCGCGTTCCTGCTGGCCGGGGCCGATTCGGTATTGGCGACGGTCTGGACCATCGACCGGGGGGTGACCGCGGTCTTTATGGAGTTTTTCTATAACAACCTGACCGATCACGACAAGGCCGAGGCCCTGCGTCTTTCACAGCAGATGGTTATCGATTCGGAAGAAAAAAAGGGGTACCGCCGCCTTGCCCATCCGGGATACTGGGCGCCGTTCGTCCTGTATGGATCATACAAGTAA
- a CDS encoding lytic transglycosylase domain-containing protein — MKDIFSRIVVCTLFWAVTLPLSGCASFSLSVGVSLPFSDTEQEIISSFSEDGVYFPLVVNDEVLDELEALSRSPYSIKKWLSRSQRYAPMMRGIFREYGVPEELVYVAIIESGFDADAVSVKDAGGPWQFIPSTARKMGMRIDEWVDERKDYEKSTMYAAKYLRYFYNTFDDWHLALAGYNCGGAPIRSALKACGDVGLWEMGRQGRLSFQAGGYVPRIIAMIIIMEHPEAYGFAVPIDVTPLEYDKVYVPGGVTLSFMADVLEVKTSTLERLNPELLKGVTPPDVDLYELKVPVGSKPVYLKNFLDAYSNREESLERAGERMRDRPDDFM, encoded by the coding sequence ATGAAGGATATTTTTTCTCGCATTGTCGTGTGCACGCTGTTTTGGGCTGTGACGCTTCCCCTCTCGGGATGCGCGTCGTTTTCCCTCTCCGTGGGCGTGTCGCTCCCGTTTTCCGACACAGAGCAGGAGATCATCTCCTCCTTTTCCGAGGATGGAGTGTATTTTCCCCTGGTGGTCAATGACGAGGTGCTCGACGAGCTGGAGGCGCTCTCCCGATCGCCTTATTCCATCAAGAAGTGGTTGTCCCGCTCCCAGCGCTATGCTCCCATGATGCGGGGGATATTCCGGGAATACGGGGTGCCGGAGGAGTTGGTCTACGTCGCCATCATCGAGAGCGGGTTCGACGCCGACGCGGTGTCGGTCAAAGACGCCGGCGGTCCCTGGCAGTTCATCCCGTCGACAGCCCGGAAGATGGGCATGCGCATCGACGAGTGGGTGGATGAGCGTAAGGACTACGAGAAGTCCACCATGTACGCCGCGAAGTATCTGCGCTATTTTTACAATACCTTCGACGACTGGCACCTGGCCCTGGCCGGATACAACTGCGGCGGCGCCCCCATCAGAAGCGCCCTCAAGGCGTGCGGGGATGTGGGTCTGTGGGAGATGGGGCGTCAAGGGAGGCTTTCGTTTCAGGCCGGGGGATACGTGCCCCGAATCATCGCCATGATCATCATTATGGAACATCCCGAGGCCTACGGCTTCGCCGTTCCCATTGATGTGACGCCGCTGGAATACGACAAGGTATATGTGCCGGGTGGGGTGACGCTTTCGTTCATGGCCGATGTCCTGGAGGTCAAGACCTCGACCCTGGAACGGCTCAATCCGGAGCTTCTGAAGGGGGTGACCCCGCCGGATGTGGATCTGTATGAGCTGAAGGTGCCGGTGGGCTCCAAGCCGGTCTATTTGAAGAACTTCCTTGACGCATATTCCAATCGTGAGGAATCCCTGGAGCGGGCGGGTGAGCGTATGCGGGACCGGCCCGATGATTTTATGTAA
- a CDS encoding ATP/GTP-binding protein gives MSRKKVVVTGPFNSGKTQFIKTLSEIAVVSTEKKVTVADLAAIKSETTVAMDFGKVTRGDDKIYLFGTPGQQQLQIMWEVLTENMLGFIVIVDSTDTRRFKEAKDIIKFFSDILEEPFVVAANKQDKEDAVSLDILKKDLDLSDDTVILPCNATDKKSAQSVLNALIGRL, from the coding sequence ATGAGTAGAAAAAAGGTTGTGGTAACCGGTCCCTTCAACAGCGGCAAAACCCAGTTTATCAAAACACTCAGCGAAATAGCTGTGGTCAGCACAGAAAAGAAGGTAACCGTCGCCGACCTTGCCGCCATAAAATCCGAGACGACCGTCGCCATGGACTTCGGCAAGGTGACCAGGGGTGACGATAAGATATATCTCTTTGGAACGCCGGGCCAGCAACAGCTCCAGATTATGTGGGAAGTGCTGACCGAAAATATGCTCGGATTCATCGTCATCGTCGATTCCACAGACACCCGACGATTCAAGGAGGCGAAAGATATCATCAAGTTTTTCTCGGATATTCTCGAAGAGCCGTTTGTTGTGGCGGCCAACAAGCAGGATAAAGAGGACGCGGTGTCTCTGGATATCCTGAAAAAGGATCTGGACCTGTCGGACGACACGGTAATTCTACCCTGTAATGCAACCGACAAAAAAAGTGCACAATCGGTGTTAAACGCGCTGATTGGGCGTCTCTAA
- the cysQ gene encoding 3'(2'),5'-bisphosphate nucleotidase CysQ, whose product MSTEVSITTLSNIARSAGRAVMEVYDGEDISVTNKDDDSPLTRADTASHAVIVRELGKAYPDIPIISEEGKDVPPQVRQEWPIFFLVDPLDGTKEFIRRNGEFTVNIALVKDHLPIAGVVFAPVIDLLYGGTEGGDAFREEKGERESIPRKTPGGRGRVAVRSRSHANPDEEEILSRYNVVDTVSMGSSLKFCLVADGTADIYVRSGPTYEWDTAAAHAVVRAAGGRVVAGGEELSYNKETLLNPGFICLGRGVDFVGPG is encoded by the coding sequence ATGAGCACGGAAGTTTCAATAACGACACTGTCCAACATCGCCCGCAGTGCGGGCCGGGCGGTGATGGAGGTGTACGACGGGGAGGATATCTCCGTAACAAATAAGGACGACGATTCGCCCCTGACCCGGGCGGACACCGCGTCCCACGCGGTTATCGTCCGGGAGCTGGGCAAGGCATACCCCGATATCCCGATCATCTCCGAGGAGGGGAAGGACGTCCCCCCACAGGTTAGGCAGGAATGGCCGATTTTTTTCCTGGTCGATCCCCTGGACGGCACGAAGGAGTTCATCCGGCGAAACGGAGAGTTTACCGTCAACATCGCCCTGGTGAAGGATCACCTGCCGATTGCGGGGGTGGTCTTCGCCCCGGTGATCGATCTCCTCTACGGCGGAACGGAGGGCGGCGACGCCTTTCGGGAGGAGAAGGGTGAGAGGGAGTCGATTCCCCGAAAGACCCCCGGCGGGCGGGGACGGGTGGCGGTACGCAGCAGGTCCCACGCGAATCCCGACGAGGAAGAGATCCTCTCCCGCTATAATGTGGTCGACACCGTTTCCATGGGGAGCTCGCTGAAGTTCTGCCTGGTGGCGGACGGCACGGCGGATATATACGTTCGAAGCGGCCCCACCTATGAGTGGGACACGGCGGCGGCCCACGCGGTGGTGCGGGCCGCGGGCGGCCGGGTTGTGGCCGGCGGGGAGGAGCTTTCCTACAACAAGGAGACGCTCCTCAACCCGGGATTCATCTGCCTGGGGAGGGGGGTCGATTTCGTCGGGCCGGGGTAA
- a CDS encoding FAD-binding protein, with product MTYRSVDDAVIGRLQALLGADAVFSDEDNLERYSRDETTELSGRPEVVVKPENTEGVSLVMRLADELVVPVTARSGGTGVTGGAVASMGGIVLSFERMNTIIEVDADNLMAVVQPGVITGVLARAAAADGLMYPPDPASIDSCCIGGNVSESAGGPSAVKYGTTKDYVTGLEVVFADGSLSRLGGKVVKNATGYNLIGLMIGSEGTLGLFTEITVRLIPMPAFTMDLLVPFDDLFCAARAASDIIRARVVPATIEFIQREATEMAERFLQKKVPFADAGAQLLIRLDGDDRNDVERQMERLWEAASAHGAQDIITADSTATSDRLWEARRCLREAIVAESEAKEGEDVVVPRKEIPPFVAGAKDLLDGLGLSSIFFGHIGDGNVHVEIIKGRMSADEWKRALPAAREGLYRLAARMGGLLTGEHGIGSIRREYLPISLDAAQMDVMRRIKTTLDPKNILNPKKIFPEIDPSPEK from the coding sequence ATGACCTACCGATCCGTTGATGACGCCGTTATAGGGAGGCTTCAGGCCCTCCTGGGTGCGGACGCGGTATTTTCAGACGAGGACAATCTGGAGCGATACTCACGGGATGAGACCACCGAGCTCTCCGGCCGCCCGGAGGTCGTGGTCAAACCGGAAAATACAGAAGGCGTGTCTCTGGTGATGCGTTTGGCGGATGAACTGGTCGTTCCGGTGACGGCCAGAAGCGGCGGCACCGGCGTTACCGGGGGAGCCGTGGCGTCGATGGGGGGGATCGTCCTCTCGTTTGAGCGGATGAATACCATCATCGAGGTGGATGCGGACAACCTGATGGCGGTGGTCCAGCCGGGGGTGATCACGGGCGTCTTGGCCCGGGCGGCGGCCGCGGACGGCCTGATGTATCCGCCGGACCCTGCCAGCATCGATTCCTGCTGCATCGGCGGAAACGTGTCGGAATCCGCCGGCGGCCCGAGCGCGGTCAAGTACGGCACGACGAAGGACTACGTGACCGGGCTGGAGGTGGTGTTCGCCGACGGTTCTCTCTCCCGGCTGGGGGGGAAGGTCGTCAAGAACGCCACCGGCTACAACCTCATCGGGCTGATGATCGGCAGCGAGGGGACCCTGGGACTCTTTACGGAGATCACCGTCCGGCTTATCCCGATGCCCGCCTTCACGATGGACCTCCTCGTCCCCTTCGACGACCTTTTCTGTGCCGCCCGGGCGGCAAGCGATATCATCCGGGCGCGGGTCGTCCCCGCCACCATCGAGTTCATCCAGCGGGAGGCGACTGAGATGGCCGAGCGCTTTTTGCAAAAAAAGGTGCCCTTTGCCGATGCCGGCGCCCAGCTTCTCATACGGCTGGACGGGGACGACCGGAACGACGTGGAGCGGCAGATGGAGCGGCTCTGGGAGGCGGCATCGGCCCACGGCGCACAGGATATCATCACCGCCGATTCCACTGCCACGTCCGACAGGCTCTGGGAGGCCAGGAGATGCCTCCGGGAGGCCATCGTGGCCGAAAGCGAGGCGAAGGAGGGGGAGGATGTGGTGGTACCCCGAAAGGAGATTCCTCCCTTCGTCGCCGGGGCGAAGGATCTGTTGGACGGCCTCGGGCTGTCGTCGATATTCTTCGGCCATATCGGCGACGGGAACGTCCACGTGGAGATCATCAAGGGTCGTATGAGTGCTGATGAATGGAAAAGGGCGCTCCCCGCGGCTCGGGAGGGGCTGTATCGGCTGGCGGCCCGGATGGGGGGACTCTTGACGGGCGAGCACGGCATCGGCTCCATCCGCCGGGAGTATCTCCCGATCAGCCTGGATGCGGCCCAGATGGACGTCATGCGGAGGATCAAGACGACCCTCGATCCCAAAAACATCCTGAACCCGAAGAAAATCTTTCCGGAAATCGACCCGTCCCCGGAAAAATAA
- the nadA gene encoding quinolinate synthase NadA → METTRLHEEIRELARKKNAVLLAHNYTVSEVQDVSDFVGDSLGLSIQASETDADIIVFSGVHFMAESAAILSPKKKVLIPKLDAGCPMADMITSEDARTFKERYPGAELVMYINSSAAAKAECDICCTSANAIRVVGATKSDMVLMAPDRNLAQYTARFTDREIVFWDGYCIVHEQLTPEDVQKARDAHPDAELLVHPECRPEVIDMADQVASTSGMLKYVKESSHHTFLIGTEIGILHPLRCASPEKNIYPVSEKMVCVNMKKTSLADIRDCLKGEKNRVVVPEDVAKGAKIALDRMIAIKKDD, encoded by the coding sequence ATGGAAACGACGCGGCTTCACGAAGAAATCAGGGAACTGGCGCGTAAAAAGAACGCCGTTCTCCTTGCACACAATTACACCGTCAGCGAGGTGCAGGATGTCTCTGACTTCGTGGGAGACTCCCTGGGTCTTTCCATTCAGGCGTCCGAGACCGATGCGGACATCATTGTGTTTTCCGGCGTGCACTTCATGGCGGAAAGCGCCGCCATCCTCTCACCGAAAAAAAAGGTCCTCATCCCCAAGCTCGATGCGGGATGCCCCATGGCGGACATGATAACCTCCGAAGACGCCCGAACATTCAAGGAACGGTATCCGGGGGCGGAGCTGGTGATGTACATCAACTCGTCGGCCGCCGCCAAGGCCGAATGCGATATCTGCTGCACGTCGGCCAACGCCATCCGGGTGGTCGGCGCCACCAAGAGCGACATGGTCCTCATGGCGCCGGATCGGAACCTGGCCCAGTATACCGCCCGCTTCACCGACCGGGAGATCGTCTTCTGGGACGGCTACTGCATCGTGCATGAACAACTCACCCCCGAAGACGTGCAAAAAGCCCGGGACGCCCATCCGGACGCGGAGCTCCTGGTCCACCCGGAATGTCGGCCCGAGGTGATCGACATGGCCGACCAGGTGGCCAGCACCTCCGGCATGCTGAAATACGTGAAAGAATCGTCCCACCACACGTTTTTGATTGGAACGGAAATCGGCATACTCCACCCCCTGAGATGTGCATCACCGGAGAAAAACATCTACCCGGTATCGGAAAAGATGGTCTGCGTCAATATGAAAAAGACATCGCTTGCGGACATCCGGGATTGCCTGAAGGGGGAGAAAAACCGGGTCGTCGTCCCCGAGGACGTGGCGAAGGGGGCGAAGATCGCCCTGGATCGGATGATCGCCATCAAAAAGGACGATTAG
- a CDS encoding NAD(P)-dependent oxidoreductase: MIPRLLSLGFFVRGFDLFETADTLRGVEYVFDDIDKSTVISRIARDIDHVFHLQNLSGPGLLTARKTGDTLKAHLTSTIKLANVAKSLGTKTFVYVSSAQVYGPSREELYRESEKPRPVSRTGRRHLAVERYLVETMVPRNLTVIILRIPPVTGWGIPPAAHPSLHASFRRAFFGKSIPLIGSGKHPVQYLDVEDLVSAMVRGIKTNTKGLLTLNVAADDIITQRELFDFLVEFAESPSRPLFLPAPLTPLTGLLGRMGIPPLGTDAHILHHPQTIIDATRARDYLEFTPKRTTETLSEMFRSWVDGMPMGDRAGTHVSIFRR; encoded by the coding sequence TTGATACCCCGGCTGTTGAGCCTGGGTTTTTTTGTACGAGGCTTCGACCTTTTCGAAACGGCCGATACGCTGAGGGGTGTGGAGTATGTCTTCGACGACATCGATAAAAGCACCGTTATTTCCCGTATCGCCCGGGACATCGACCACGTTTTCCACCTGCAGAACCTGAGCGGCCCCGGCCTCTTGACGGCCCGCAAAACCGGCGACACCCTGAAGGCGCACCTCACCTCCACCATCAAGCTCGCCAACGTGGCCAAAAGCCTGGGGACCAAGACCTTCGTATACGTTTCCAGCGCTCAGGTATACGGCCCCTCCCGGGAGGAACTCTATCGGGAAAGCGAAAAACCGAGGCCCGTATCCCGAACAGGCAGGCGCCACCTGGCGGTGGAGCGCTACCTGGTGGAAACGATGGTCCCCCGGAATCTGACCGTCATCATTCTTCGCATCCCCCCCGTGACCGGATGGGGCATCCCCCCCGCCGCCCATCCCAGCCTCCATGCCTCCTTCAGACGGGCGTTTTTTGGAAAATCGATCCCCCTCATCGGCTCGGGGAAGCACCCCGTTCAGTACCTCGACGTGGAGGACCTGGTATCCGCCATGGTCCGGGGCATCAAGACGAACACCAAGGGGCTTCTCACCCTCAACGTGGCCGCGGATGATATCATCACCCAGCGGGAGCTATTCGATTTCCTGGTAGAATTCGCCGAATCGCCGTCACGCCCGCTTTTCCTCCCCGCCCCGTTGACGCCGCTTACGGGCCTGCTCGGACGCATGGGCATCCCGCCCCTGGGCACCGACGCACACATCCTCCATCACCCCCAGACGATCATCGATGCGACACGGGCGAGGGATTACCTTGAGTTTACGCCCAAACGGACGACGGAGACGCTGTCCGAAATGTTTCGCTCCTGGGTGGACGGCATGCCGATGGGCGATCGGGCCGGGACGCACGTGAGCATCTTCAGGCGATAG
- a CDS encoding roadblock/LC7 domain-containing protein — MTTYKVEKLTQIISELHTGISGVDAVVLETYEGLVLASTLPTSLEEEIIAAVSSNTQSVVNRAVREIKHGKNHNTLIINSDGQIILTDIDGKALLTVIAKRTANLGLISIMSRRVADDLKEVLPF, encoded by the coding sequence GTGACGACATATAAAGTCGAAAAGCTTACACAGATAATATCGGAATTGCACACGGGCATTTCCGGTGTCGATGCGGTGGTGCTTGAGACCTACGAGGGACTTGTCCTTGCCTCAACGCTTCCCACAAGCCTCGAGGAGGAGATCATCGCCGCCGTGTCTTCCAACACCCAGAGTGTGGTGAACCGGGCGGTTCGGGAAATTAAACATGGAAAGAATCACAACACACTTATCATCAATTCCGATGGACAGATCATACTGACGGACATTGATGGAAAGGCGCTGTTGACGGTTATTGCGAAACGTACTGCGAATCTCGGCCTTATTTCCATAATGAGCAGACGGGTTGCCGACGATTTGAAGGAGGTGCTGCCCTTCTGA
- a CDS encoding PD40 domain-containing protein → MSNQNKTSQFMVTTIIFFAIFFIIYFLFLRKDEETFFTPDDYDVVFINDGTIYFSDFKGEFTEKAAKGVFVAWDTVGEGVYFIDNYAKLRYYDIDEGKPRDVTTNITDFEISPTGDAIAVVQTLDEDRVLVIDPEGTVIADLGPGTAPRWSGDGTILAYLTGGGVTIAARPSDDPAGFRVRFSQKGSVSDMDISPDGKTILMVETVEMESSLSKIELTGSGFGEKTVIKTGTLDEVPPAGAPVGFSEPRFFSGENTALFIYNDASGGRVFKIDIDDDEVKGLTQEPGPIFRLSIAPDDETVAYFLINTAAQPSFTHITDEGDVPMILGPDTINEAFVEKIYRMNDEEEIGGDEVNKYNLDQFLESDVIRVIDLKRDVYWVLGSGQNPSLRK, encoded by the coding sequence ATGAGTAATCAGAACAAGACGTCCCAGTTCATGGTGACGACCATCATTTTTTTCGCCATCTTTTTTATCATCTACTTCCTGTTCTTACGGAAGGATGAAGAGACGTTTTTTACCCCCGACGACTATGACGTGGTATTCATCAACGACGGAACCATCTACTTCTCCGACTTCAAGGGTGAATTCACCGAGAAGGCGGCAAAGGGCGTCTTTGTCGCCTGGGATACGGTGGGCGAGGGTGTCTACTTTATCGATAATTACGCAAAGCTGAGATACTACGACATCGACGAGGGGAAGCCGCGGGATGTGACCACGAACATCACCGATTTTGAAATCTCCCCCACCGGTGACGCCATCGCCGTGGTCCAGACCCTTGACGAGGACCGCGTGCTCGTTATCGATCCGGAAGGCACGGTGATCGCGGACTTGGGGCCGGGAACCGCCCCCCGCTGGTCCGGGGACGGAACGATCCTTGCGTATCTCACAGGCGGCGGCGTGACGATCGCCGCACGTCCGTCGGACGATCCCGCTGGCTTTCGGGTGCGGTTTTCTCAAAAGGGATCGGTGTCGGATATGGACATCTCCCCGGACGGGAAGACGATACTGATGGTGGAAACCGTGGAAATGGAGTCGTCTCTATCGAAAATCGAGCTGACCGGCTCGGGATTCGGCGAAAAAACCGTGATCAAAACCGGCACCCTGGATGAAGTCCCCCCGGCGGGGGCGCCGGTCGGCTTTTCCGAACCGAGGTTTTTCTCCGGGGAGAACACGGCGCTTTTCATCTATAACGACGCCTCGGGCGGCCGGGTGTTTAAGATCGACATCGATGACGACGAGGTCAAAGGACTCACCCAGGAGCCGGGGCCGATCTTTCGTCTTTCCATCGCCCCGGACGACGAAACCGTCGCCTATTTCCTCATCAACACCGCGGCCCAGCCCTCCTTCACGCACATCACCGACGAGGGCGATGTTCCGATGATCCTGGGACCGGACACCATCAACGAGGCCTTTGTCGAAAAGATATACCGGATGAACGATGAAGAGGAAATCGGCGGTGATGAGGTGAACAAATACAACCTCGACCAGTTTTTGGAGAGCGACGTGATCCGGGTGATCGATTTAAAGCGGGACGTCTACTGGGTACTGGGGAGTGGGCAGAATCCATCGCTGAGGAAGTAG